A region of Rhodospirillales bacterium DNA encodes the following proteins:
- a CDS encoding TlyA family RNA methyltransferase: MSEDVRRPVPRAAKTRADVALVERGLADTRAAAQRMLMAGLVFSGERRIDKAGAVVGPDQPLEVRGQPHPYVSRGGLKLARALDAFAIPVEGRVGLDVGASTGGFTDVLLRGGARKVYAVDVGQGQLAWKLRQDPRVVVMEKTNIRDVSTATIADPVDLIVSDVSFIGLRTALPAALALAAPGAHVVALIKPQFEVGRGRVGKGGIVRDPARHDEVCDMIRDWLAALPGWRVLGIVDSPIEGADGNKEFLIAGLYAP, from the coding sequence ATGTCCGAGGATGTCCGCCGCCCCGTGCCGCGCGCCGCCAAGACGCGCGCCGACGTCGCGCTGGTCGAGCGCGGCCTGGCCGACACGCGCGCCGCGGCGCAGCGCATGCTGATGGCGGGCCTCGTGTTCTCCGGCGAGCGGCGGATCGACAAGGCCGGCGCGGTGGTCGGCCCCGACCAGCCGCTGGAGGTGCGCGGCCAGCCGCATCCCTACGTCTCGCGCGGCGGATTGAAGCTGGCGCGGGCGCTGGATGCGTTCGCGATCCCGGTCGAGGGCCGTGTCGGGCTCGATGTCGGCGCCTCCACCGGCGGCTTCACGGACGTGCTGCTGCGCGGCGGCGCGCGCAAGGTCTACGCGGTCGACGTGGGGCAGGGGCAGCTGGCGTGGAAGCTGCGGCAGGATCCGCGCGTCGTGGTGATGGAGAAAACCAACATCCGCGACGTGTCGACGGCGACGATCGCCGATCCGGTCGATCTGATCGTCAGCGACGTGAGTTTCATCGGCCTGCGCACCGCGCTGCCGGCGGCGCTGGCGCTGGCGGCGCCGGGCGCGCATGTCGTGGCGCTGATCAAGCCGCAATTCGAGGTCGGACGCGGCCGCGTCGGCAAGGGTGGAATCGTGCGCGATCCGGCCCGGCACGACGAGGTCTGCGACATGATCCGCGACTGGCTGGCGGCGCTGCCGGGATGGCGGGTGCTGGGGATCGTCGACAGTCCGATCGAGGGCGCCGACGGAAACAAGGAGTTCCTGATCGCCGGTTTGTACGCGCCCTGA
- a CDS encoding SDR family oxidoreductase: MSTQLLAGDRALVTGGGQGIGKGVALALARDGAKVLFADVNETGGRATEAEARTEGLDATFVPADLATLEGARALWRTALERLGTVTVLVHTASPRRLESDTALDVADDTWDAMMNVNLRAGFELGRAAGRHMRDAAIRGRILYMTSLHAYAPRNLPHYSAAKAGTTMVMKELAKLLGPHGIRVNAIAPGAIPGGGFGGLPGLVDHIPLGRVGTPDDIAQMTVAILSERFGRYVAGTTIAVDGGLALTNWIPAPR; encoded by the coding sequence ATGTCGACCCAGCTTCTCGCCGGCGACCGCGCGCTGGTAACCGGCGGCGGCCAGGGCATCGGCAAGGGCGTCGCCCTGGCGCTGGCGCGCGATGGCGCCAAGGTGCTGTTCGCCGACGTGAACGAGACCGGCGGCCGCGCGACCGAGGCGGAGGCGCGCACCGAGGGGCTCGACGCCACCTTCGTGCCGGCCGATCTCGCGACCTTGGAGGGTGCCCGGGCGCTGTGGCGCACCGCGCTGGAGCGCCTCGGCACGGTCACCGTCCTCGTCCACACCGCCAGTCCACGGCGGCTGGAGTCGGACACCGCGCTGGACGTCGCCGACGACACCTGGGACGCGATGATGAACGTGAACCTGCGCGCCGGCTTCGAGCTCGGCCGCGCGGCGGGGCGCCACATGCGCGACGCCGCGATCCGGGGCCGCATCCTCTACATGACCTCGTTGCACGCCTACGCGCCGCGAAACCTGCCGCACTACAGCGCCGCCAAGGCGGGTACGACGATGGTGATGAAGGAACTGGCGAAGCTGCTGGGGCCGCACGGCATCCGGGTCAACGCGATCGCGCCCGGCGCCATACCCGGCGGCGGATTCGGCGGCTTGCCGGGCCTGGTCGACCATATCCCGCTAGGCCGCGTCGGCACGCCCGACGACATCGCGCAGATGACGGTCGCCATCCTCAGCGAGCGGTTCGGCCGCTATGTCGCCGGCACGACCATCGCCGTCGACGGCGGCCTGGCCCTGACCAACTGGATTCCGGCGCCGCGTTGA
- a CDS encoding hemerythrin domain-containing protein yields the protein MHKGSMVIRDEHRSLAAVLHALRHVARAAVASGKAPDFRLIDAMIAYIERFPEVCHHPKEDDHLYRLLRLRAPDCAATLDELHEQHRDGVGRLARLKRVVAAWEMGLAPAGDFAGEVEAYSAFHWAHMRIEEDIVLPRAEAALTAADWSEIDLAFGANEDPLRGVPAGGGVDFADLFRLIVNRTPAPIGLGPAVDAA from the coding sequence ATGCACAAGGGTTCCATGGTGATCCGCGACGAGCACCGCTCGCTGGCGGCGGTGCTGCACGCCCTGCGCCATGTCGCGCGCGCCGCGGTCGCCTCGGGCAAGGCGCCGGATTTCCGCTTGATCGACGCGATGATCGCCTACATCGAGCGCTTTCCTGAGGTCTGCCACCATCCCAAGGAGGACGACCACCTCTACCGGTTGCTTCGCCTGCGCGCGCCCGACTGCGCGGCGACGCTCGACGAGCTCCATGAGCAGCACCGCGACGGCGTCGGGCGGCTCGCGCGGCTGAAGCGTGTGGTCGCGGCCTGGGAGATGGGGCTGGCGCCGGCCGGCGACTTCGCCGGCGAGGTCGAGGCGTACTCGGCGTTCCACTGGGCGCACATGCGGATCGAGGAGGATATCGTCCTGCCGCGCGCCGAGGCGGCGCTGACCGCCGCGGATTGGTCGGAGATCGACCTCGCGTTCGGCGCGAACGAGGATCCGCTGCGCGGCGTGCCCGCCGGCGGCGGTGTCGACTTCGCCGACCTGTTCCGGCTGATCGTGAACCGGACGCCGGCTCCGATCGGCCTCGGTCCGGCCGTCGACGCGGCGTGA
- the hemN gene encoding oxygen-independent coproporphyrinogen III oxidase produces MDLATLLRHERAVPRYTSYPTAAQFHAGVGAATYRGWLRALPEGRPISLYAHIPFCRSICWYCACHTQVARRADDLAAYARLGAQELDMIAADIGEGRPLVAIQFGGGTPTEIGGAALKRLIARATARFRLAPGAEISVETDPRYVSRSLVASLAAAGVTRASLGVQDFDPVVQRAINRLQPEETTRACVAMLRGAGIDRVNVDLVYGLPRQTLETLARTLTTTIDLRPSRIAVFGYAHVPWMSKRQRAIDEAALPDMAARHAMAALVAARLEGAGYRRIGLDHYALPDDPLALAAEVGAVRRNFQGYTDVPAVPMIGLGATAISLLPDGYAQNATKVADYAAAIGERRYATARGVAVRPEDRLVGDVIERLMCDFEVDLDEVADRHGMPSGAFVDDLARLRPYAEDGIVRIDGARVRVAEAARDGVRLVCAAFDHHLPASGGRHSRAV; encoded by the coding sequence ATGGACCTTGCGACGCTTCTGCGGCACGAGCGCGCGGTGCCCCGCTACACGAGCTATCCGACGGCGGCGCAGTTCCACGCCGGCGTGGGGGCGGCGACGTACCGCGGATGGCTGCGCGCCCTTCCCGAAGGCCGGCCGATTTCGCTCTACGCCCATATCCCGTTCTGCCGGTCGATCTGCTGGTACTGCGCTTGCCACACCCAGGTCGCGCGCCGGGCCGACGATCTCGCCGCCTACGCGCGATTGGGGGCGCAAGAGCTCGACATGATCGCCGCCGACATCGGCGAGGGCCGGCCGCTGGTGGCGATCCAGTTCGGTGGCGGCACGCCGACCGAGATCGGCGGCGCCGCCCTCAAGCGCCTCATCGCACGGGCGACGGCGCGGTTCCGGTTGGCGCCGGGCGCCGAAATCTCCGTCGAGACCGATCCGCGCTACGTGTCGCGGTCGCTGGTGGCGTCGTTGGCGGCGGCCGGCGTGACGCGGGCGAGCCTCGGAGTCCAGGATTTCGATCCGGTCGTGCAGCGCGCCATCAACCGCCTACAACCAGAGGAGACGACGCGCGCTTGCGTGGCGATGCTGCGCGGCGCGGGGATCGACCGCGTCAACGTCGATCTGGTCTACGGATTGCCGCGGCAGACACTCGAGACGCTGGCGCGGACGTTGACGACGACGATCGATCTGCGGCCCTCGCGCATCGCCGTGTTCGGCTACGCCCACGTACCGTGGATGTCCAAGCGCCAGCGCGCCATCGACGAGGCGGCGCTGCCCGACATGGCCGCCCGGCATGCCATGGCGGCCCTCGTCGCCGCCCGGCTCGAGGGCGCGGGCTATCGCCGCATCGGGCTGGACCACTACGCGCTGCCCGACGACCCGTTGGCGCTCGCGGCCGAGGTGGGGGCGGTCCGGCGCAACTTCCAAGGCTACACCGACGTGCCCGCGGTCCCGATGATCGGGCTGGGCGCGACGGCGATCTCCCTCCTGCCGGACGGCTACGCCCAGAACGCCACGAAGGTCGCCGACTACGCGGCGGCGATCGGCGAGCGCCGCTACGCGACGGCGCGCGGCGTCGCGGTCCGGCCGGAGGATCGCCTCGTCGGCGACGTCATAGAGCGCCTGATGTGCGATTTCGAAGTCGATCTCGACGAGGTCGCCGACCGCCACGGCATGCCTTCGGGGGCCTTCGTGGACGATCTCGCGCGGCTGCGGCCGTACGCCGAGGACGGAATCGTGCGGATCGACGGCGCCCGCGTGCGGGTCGCCGAGGCCGCACGCGATGGCGTCCGGCTGGTGTGCGCCGCGTTCGACCACCATCTGCCGGCGTCGGGCGGCCGGCATTCGCGCGCCGTCTGA
- the dxs gene encoding 1-deoxy-D-xylulose-5-phosphate synthase, translated as MTAETARPATPLLDTVEVPADLRRLPENKLRQLADELRQETISAVSETGGHLGAGLGVVELTVALHHVFDTPRDRILWDVGHQAYPHKILTGRRERIRTLRQEGGLSGFTRRAESEYDPFGAAHSSTSISAALGMAVARDLDGGQRNVVAVIGDGAMSAGMAYEALNNAGHQRSRLIVVLNDNDMSIAPPTGALSGHLSRLLTSRRFLGLRELGKALAERLPGPFADAARHAENMAKELVHGATIFDTLGFHYVGPVDGHDLDQLLPVLRNARDARVERPLLIHVVTRKGKGYPPAEASADKYHGVAKFDVVSGKQAKPASNAPSYTNVFARALIAEAEADRRIVAITAAMPGGTGLDQFAKRFPDRCFDVGIAEQHAVTFAAGLACEGYKPFATIYSTFLQRAYDQVVHDVAVQKLPVRFAIDRAGLVGADGATHAGSFDVAYLCCLPDFVVMAAADELELTHMVATCAAIDDRPSAVRYPRGDGVGIELPARGAPLEIGKGRVVREGTRVALLSFGTRLAECVKAADDLGAKGLSTTVADARFAKPLDTALVDRLARDHEVLITIEEGSIGGFSSQVLHHLATSGALDRGLRVRPMVLPDRFIDHAAPARQYAQAGLDAPAIVATALAALGVAVTGRARI; from the coding sequence GTGACCGCCGAAACCGCCCGTCCCGCCACCCCGCTGCTCGACACCGTCGAGGTGCCGGCCGATCTGCGGCGGCTGCCCGAGAACAAGCTGCGGCAGCTCGCCGACGAACTGCGGCAGGAGACGATCTCCGCCGTGTCGGAGACCGGCGGCCACCTCGGCGCTGGATTGGGCGTCGTCGAGCTGACCGTCGCGCTGCACCACGTGTTCGACACGCCGCGCGACCGCATCCTGTGGGACGTCGGCCACCAGGCCTATCCGCACAAGATCCTGACCGGCCGCCGCGAGCGCATCCGCACGCTGCGGCAGGAGGGCGGCCTGTCCGGCTTCACGCGGCGCGCGGAGAGCGAGTACGACCCGTTCGGCGCGGCGCATTCCTCGACCTCGATCTCGGCCGCGCTGGGCATGGCCGTGGCGCGCGACCTCGATGGCGGACAGCGCAACGTCGTCGCGGTGATCGGCGACGGCGCGATGAGCGCCGGCATGGCCTACGAGGCGCTGAACAACGCCGGCCACCAGCGCAGCCGCCTGATCGTCGTCCTCAACGACAACGACATGTCGATCGCTCCGCCGACCGGCGCGTTGTCGGGCCATCTGTCGCGGTTGCTGACGTCGCGGCGCTTCCTCGGCCTGCGCGAGCTTGGCAAGGCGCTGGCCGAGCGGTTGCCCGGACCTTTCGCCGACGCCGCGCGCCACGCCGAGAACATGGCCAAGGAGCTGGTGCACGGCGCCACGATCTTCGACACGCTCGGCTTCCACTACGTCGGTCCTGTCGACGGGCACGACCTCGACCAGCTTCTGCCGGTGCTGCGCAACGCCCGCGACGCGCGGGTCGAGCGGCCGTTGCTGATCCACGTCGTGACCCGGAAGGGCAAGGGCTATCCGCCCGCCGAGGCCAGCGCCGACAAGTACCACGGTGTCGCCAAATTCGACGTCGTGTCCGGCAAGCAGGCCAAGCCCGCGAGCAACGCGCCCAGCTACACCAACGTCTTCGCGCGCGCGCTGATCGCTGAGGCCGAGGCCGACCGCCGTATCGTCGCCATCACCGCGGCGATGCCGGGCGGCACCGGACTGGACCAGTTCGCCAAGCGTTTCCCCGACCGCTGCTTCGATGTCGGCATCGCCGAGCAGCACGCCGTGACCTTCGCGGCCGGGCTGGCCTGCGAGGGCTACAAGCCGTTCGCCACGATCTACTCGACGTTCCTCCAGCGCGCCTACGACCAGGTGGTGCACGACGTCGCGGTTCAGAAGCTGCCGGTGCGCTTCGCTATCGACCGCGCCGGCCTCGTGGGCGCCGACGGCGCCACCCATGCCGGTAGCTTCGACGTCGCCTATCTCTGCTGTCTGCCGGATTTCGTGGTCATGGCGGCGGCCGACGAGCTCGAGCTGACCCACATGGTCGCGACCTGCGCGGCGATCGACGACCGGCCGTCGGCGGTGCGTTATCCGCGCGGCGATGGCGTCGGCATCGAGCTGCCGGCCCGTGGCGCGCCGCTGGAGATCGGCAAGGGTCGCGTCGTGCGCGAAGGCACGCGCGTGGCGCTGCTGAGCTTCGGTACCCGCCTCGCGGAATGCGTGAAGGCGGCCGACGATCTCGGCGCCAAGGGCTTGTCGACCACGGTGGCGGACGCGCGCTTCGCCAAACCGCTGGACACCGCGCTCGTCGACCGGTTGGCGCGCGACCACGAGGTGCTGATCACCATCGAGGAGGGGTCGATCGGCGGATTCTCGTCGCAGGTGCTCCACCATCTCGCCACCTCCGGCGCGCTGGACCGCGGCTTGCGGGTGCGCCCGATGGTTCTGCCCGACCGCTTCATCGACCACGCCGCACCGGCGCGGCAATACGCTCAGGCGGGGCTGGACGCGCCGGCGATCGTCGCCACCGCGCTCGCGGCGCTGGGTGTGGCGGTCACCGGAAGGGCGCGCATTTAG